Proteins from a single region of Sebastes umbrosus isolate fSebUmb1 chromosome 8, fSebUmb1.pri, whole genome shotgun sequence:
- the si:ch211-102c2.4 gene encoding uncharacterized protein si:ch211-102c2.4 isoform X1 — translation MHLLIWILLLAVGGCEAVYWQKLTCPYELKHESQLRVWCRQSSTDCCSGLTFNHSGHSLDGGNLKVTQQGSASFTVAVLQPSRGEGVYWCGVLSGNNTIIKLAEGYIHSLSSARFARWILLPVLPMVTIFTNLYARKITKHIPKEGQRSVMTTSL, via the exons ATGCATCTCTTGATTTGGATATTACTTTTGGCTGTAG GTGGCTGTGAGGCAGTGTATTGGCAGAAGCTGACATGTCCCTATGAACTAAAGCACGAGAGCCAGCTGAGGGTTTGGTGCAGGCAGAGCTCCACCGACTGCTGCAGCGGCCTCACCTTCAACCACAGTGGCCACTCACTGGATGGAGGCAACCTAAAGGTGACCCAGCAGGGCTCGGCCTCCTTCACTGTGGCGGTGCTGCAGCCCAGCCGTGGAGAGGGAGTGTACTGGTGTGGTGTGCTGAGCGGAAATAACACCATCATCAAGCTGGCTGAAGGCTACATTCACAGCT TGTCCAGTGCGAGATTCGCTCGCTGGATTCTGCTGCCTGTGCTGCCCATGGTGACCATATTCACCAACCTTTACGCCAGAA AAATAACAAAACACATTCCTAAAG aaGGACAGAGGAGCGTTATGACGACATCACTGTGA
- the si:ch211-102c2.4 gene encoding uncharacterized protein si:ch211-102c2.4 isoform X2, whose product MHLLIWILLLAVGGCEAVYWQKLTCPYELKHESQLRVWCRQSSTDCCSGLTFNHSGHSLDGGNLKVTQQGSASFTVAVLQPSRGEGVYWCGVLSGNNTIIKLAEGYIHSLSSARFARWILLPVLPMVTIFTNLYARKITKHIPKGQRSVMTTSL is encoded by the exons ATGCATCTCTTGATTTGGATATTACTTTTGGCTGTAG GTGGCTGTGAGGCAGTGTATTGGCAGAAGCTGACATGTCCCTATGAACTAAAGCACGAGAGCCAGCTGAGGGTTTGGTGCAGGCAGAGCTCCACCGACTGCTGCAGCGGCCTCACCTTCAACCACAGTGGCCACTCACTGGATGGAGGCAACCTAAAGGTGACCCAGCAGGGCTCGGCCTCCTTCACTGTGGCGGTGCTGCAGCCCAGCCGTGGAGAGGGAGTGTACTGGTGTGGTGTGCTGAGCGGAAATAACACCATCATCAAGCTGGCTGAAGGCTACATTCACAGCT TGTCCAGTGCGAGATTCGCTCGCTGGATTCTGCTGCCTGTGCTGCCCATGGTGACCATATTCACCAACCTTTACGCCAGAA AAATAACAAAACACATTCCTAAAG GACAGAGGAGCGTTATGACGACATCACTGTGA